Below is a genomic region from Helianthus annuus cultivar XRQ/B chromosome 2, HanXRQr2.0-SUNRISE, whole genome shotgun sequence.
AATTCGcaggtttgggtttagtctaaacggggtCGGGTCAGTTTCGagttgaacccgcgaacccgtttagctaaacaggtcaggtttgggtcaactcggtcgggttggcgggttgacccgtttaacccgtttgtattatgttatattttttacgatatgttttatataaaaaatgaaaTTGGGTGTGTATTATATGTCATAATAATAACTTAAAATGAGAAATTAAATATGATTTCTTaatttaaatgtaattttattttataCGTTTGTGTTTTTTAGTGAATTTTAATATATGAATTTGCGGAAAAAAATttagaaagtaaaaaaaaaattcgagttgaacgggtcgtgttcgggtcaacccgcgaatatcgggtcgtgttcgggttcatatgtatgacacgGTTTTTGGGTACGGGTTCGTATAAAATTTTCGTGTTTAGGTTGGGTTGAACCTAACAACCCGCAAACACGACCCATTTAGCACCCCTTTTGCCCCATACCACAGGGGTGCAAATTGTCGTTTACTCTTCTTTTTATGTTACAGTAGCGTAACCGTATGATCCTGCATCAATTGTTTATAGGGAAGCTCGTTCTGCGTGTATGGAAGGCAGTCTTAAAAAACTTGGAGTAGAAAAACTTAGTAAAGACGATGTCCAGAAGATGCAATGGGAGGCGTTGGAGGCTAAAATCGGAAACTGGATTCATTTTGTGCGGATCGCTGTAAAATTGCTATTTGCTGCAGAAAGAAAAGTGTCGGATCAAATTTTCGAAGGGATGGAATCGTTTATGGACCAATGTTTTGCCGAAGGAACTGCAAGCGCTGTGTCGCTACTACTTAGCTTCGGAGAAGCTATTGCCAAAAGCAAGCGATCGCCTGAAAAGTTATTCGTTCTTCTTGACATGTATGAGATTATGAAAGAGGTTCAACCAGAGGTACCAAtcatatgtatacatatataaatGGTTATAATGAGAACTAGCTGGAGTTGTCAGAACTTGAGAACCTTTTGATTtaacggtttttttttttaaaaagaattttggcgaaatatttttttttatgaaactttaaaaaaaaattctatacgacTTCTTACGTCGGTGTAAAACAAATTTACACCACCATAACGTTCTGGAGCTGATGACGTAAGCAGCCATTTAAACCAGTGTAAATCAAACTTGCATGTCGCATAAATGCCGGCTCGTCAATTTTTTATTCACAGATGTCTTAGTTAGATGTTaatctacgtttgtgcaaaatTTGGTTGAAAAACTCACACGGGAAGTAAGAGTTCTCATGGTTCTGACAACTCGGAGGAGTTCTCATCTGAACTTATTCCTATATATATAGTTATGTATTTTCACACTTTTCCTTATACAGAGTTTTTTTGTAACTTATGTTTGTAATATACAGTTCAATACATTATATGCAAGTATTTCTGCTGCTGAACTGAGGGAATCTGTTTCCGCCTTGACATTACGGTTAGCAGAGACAGCTCAAGAGACGTTTGTTGACTTTGAAGAAGCCGTTGAAAAGGACGCTACAAAAACCGCTGTTCTTGATGGAACTGTCCATccgttaacaagttatgttatcAATTACGTCAAGTTCTTATTCGAGTAAGTTCTCATTCCTCAttcttgatatatatatatatatatatatataactaaagtTTACGTTAACATTTAATTTTTACGCTTTGTTTATAATGCAGTTACCAGTCAACATTGAAACAACTCTTTCTAGAGTTTGAAGCAATTGATCCAGATGCCCAACTGGCGAAAATAACAACGCGTATAATGCAGGCGTTGCAAAATAATTTAGACGGAAAGTCTAAAAATTATAAAGATCAAGCGTTGACTCAGTTATTTATGATGAACAATATTCATTACATCGTTAGATCTGTTCGAAGGTATCCACGTTTTCTTCgaatcttatttttattttcttaggtGGATAACGTAATTTGGTTGTATAGGTCCGACGCGAAGGATATGTTAGGAGATGACTGGGTCCAAATCCATCGAAGGGTCGTGCAGCAGCATGCGAATCAGTATAAAAGAATTTCTTGGTCGAAGGTTCTTTATACTTAACCTTTTttagtaaaatgccattttcgtccttgaggtttgaccagttttgcgacttGCGTCCAAAGGTGTTTtttttccgcatttggatccaaaaggtttgaaatcttgtcattttcttCTGGCTTGTTAACTCTATCCATTTTTCTCCCTTAAGtcaagggcatttttgtcttttttgttaacttaaagggcaatttggttattttcaggggtattcggattttttacataaagtgaaaaagactgaactgtctttaagttagcaaaaaagacggaaatacctctgacttaacggagaaaattggatggagttaacgagccggatgaaaatggcaagatttcaaacctttggacgaaagtcgcaaaactggccaaacttcacggacgaaaatggcattttactctttatttattttttttgataAGTCATATATGAAAATCAGAATGTGGAAACTTTAAAAAGGCGCGTTTTAATCTGCTACCCAACATGCCGAACCTACTAATCTTTCCACCTCTGATCTTAACCGAACCATGCTAATTGATGTTAGTTTTGTTTTATCAGATATTACAATGCCTCACGGTTGCTGGTGGTGACGGGATCAGCACTGCTGGGGTCTCTCGAGGTACGGTTAAGGAAAAGTTCAAGACGTTCAATACTCAGTTTGAAGAACTACATCAACGACAATCTACATGGACAGTTCCCGATAGTGAGTTGCGCGAGTCACTGAGGCTGGCTGTAGCCGAAGTCCTTTTACCTGCCTATAGATCGTTCAAAACACGCTTTGGGTATGATTTCATCGTTCTATTTTATTTTCTAAAGAGTAAAGAATCATGTCTTTTGTACAGGTGATTTATTTATATCAACACGCCGAAAGTGTATTTTTAATGTATGCAACATTTAAAGTCATTTTATTAATTGAAGTTAAGTTATTAGTAAAAGGTGAAAAAAATGGTTTTGGGTCAACCTGACCCGTTTTGACCGTTACCTAACCTGCTTATACAAACACGTATACTTTCTGCTTTCTTGTAGTAACATGATCGGGTGTTATAATTATGCAGACCTATGATTGAAGGCGGTAAAAACCCGTCAAAATACATCAGATTCCAGCCAGAGGATCTTGAGAGAATGCTGGCAGAATTTTTCGAGGGGAAACAAGCGCAAGAGCAAAAGCGGTTGATTTGATGAgcgttttttttttattgttgaaagggaagtttttttttttttttaaattctttttaGTTACAAGATGAGATGAATAAAATGATggattatgattttttttttctttttcattgttgAAATGCCATCTTCTATTTTCTGATATATTCCTTAAAAGTGTTTTATTACAAATTTGCTCTATGCAATGATACTTGATGCATAATAAATATCCTAGAAGAGCAAGTTTTGTTGTTATGCCATCAAGAATCAAAGAGGTTCAAACAAAACCTTTGGTAGTATTTAAATTAAGGTATATGGTTCATAAGTGATGAGTATTTGAGCGTTTAAttacatttttgtgttttttttttttttttttttttttgtgctagattttttgtactatattttttacTAGGTTtgtttgtactatattttttgtactagattttttattgtatttttataaaacaaatgttttaggCCCAAAACATTTGTTCCCGTGAAGCCATCGCCGGGAAAGttggtagagagagagagagctagggtttgaaAATGATGAGAACGAAGTCGTCTCTCAGGAGGAGAAAGAGAGTGGAGGGTTGTGCTTTTTAATATAGcgttgaagagagagagagagagagagagagagagagagagagagagagacacacTAGGTATTACTCATATTTACATGTAAAAAGTTAACGGGTTAACAAACACGACATGATTTTAAGTGGGTTTTGATAATAGATAAACATGTAGAGAAGAAAAACCTCTAGGATTTTATTAGAACAAAAAGTAAATACATTAGACAAAGAAATGCAAGACTATAAATAGATAAACTATCTAGGAATACTAGCTAAATGAGCTAAACAATAAACTCAATACAGAAAAAAACCCACTAACTTTATTATGCTAACATTCCCCATCAAACTCACAATGCCACgatacgataccgttgttgttcgtatgGTACCcatgatcagggatgagcaaatggtactgggtagcagtaccaaatttctcgaactaaaagaCTATCAAACTCAATCCGGTGGCGACTTTTAGCGTTGAACCGGTATTTTTAATACaagtaccggttgacaccaaacttatcaaacttaaaagcttccctattggaccaaccattttattattttatattcgttttaaaaTTACGGTAAGCATTGAGAGTTTGTGATGTAAGAAACAAAACCAAGATGACCATTGGCTCAACATTCTTACATCCAACTATATTATAACATGAGTTGGTTTCCATTATGTATCTTAAATTATTTTGatgtaaaaaattgaaaaaaaaaaaaacaatagttatgtaataagaaataataaaattaaaaaaaaaaacaaatttataccgcaacatccaagacatccaatTTTAGAGATTTAATACATTCAACATTCATCCTTTGGTAAGTGACACATTGACCCCTATCTTTTGGTAACTGACAACTTTGAGCCCTACTTTTTTCTACTTATAAACTTCACACTTCGTCTTCTCCAATATTTCAATTATTTTGTTTAAATTACCTTTCACCAATTTACACCATAACGTGTAAGACATTCAACTTTTTTTTATCTTTGACTAAGCACATTAAACGTAACATGTGTAACAAAGTCAAAAACGTGCCAAGTCACATACGGGCACCACATGTTAATGTCATCATCTGACATGTGTAACGAAGTCGCAAACGCGACGTTGCCGCCGCAACCACTAGACTCTAGAATTCGTCAACACAACAGGATCTACTATCATACACACGCAACTATAAATTTACACTAGGCGTTGTGGAGTAGCGCCCTCCTCCACACGAGCCTTTAACGCCTTGTAACACCAAAACAGAGCGTCAATGGAGGGGCTGCTAACTCCTTAGTGAGATTGTTTTCCATACGAACCGATTGTTTGGCTCATTAACATACATCTGCTCAGCAACTTCTTTTCTGATTGTTCGGACCGTGAAATATTTTTTTCTCCCATAGTTAATGCTTATAGATTGCAAAATTTCAGAACAAGAAATCACAAAGTTTGCTTACATCTATGCATTATCAAACTAAAGATTCAACTCATAACATACTCTTCAGGGAGCTTTTTTCTTCTGATCCGTCGTCGAGACGTTTGTTTGGGGCTGACCAAAAGCCGACCTGCGTTACGTACAATATATGCACCATCAATATAACATACAGCAACCGCAAACTAACATGAAAGAGAACGAAGATACAACTACTCACCCACAAGTTGAACATTTCTTGTGATGCTTACAGAAAATCGACAGGCAAACAGAGCAAATGTATCCCATGTCGATTGTGTTTTTGTGACAAAAACACCTGTCACATAATTCAATGTTCAAAATATTCATGttgttaaataatatatatatatatatatatgaagcaACTTACGAAGCACGGAAATCTACACCCACGGGTTTAGGTAGATGTAAGTAGCTGCGGGAATGTAAATCTGTTGCAAAAACCGTCTgcataaaaaaaattttaaaaaattgataAGCCTGTCAAAATTGTGATGTGATTAATAGGGTTACACACCGTTAAATACTGAAACAATCCATCGGGCTGTTGTGGCTTCAGATATACACCTCCGGTTATATAAGAAGCCTGGCAAATACACGgattataaaaaataatttacACTCAAAGGTCAAAACAGTTACGGTCAAGGTTGAAATGTGAATGTATGTGTTACCTGTTGTAGAAATGCCGAATGTTGCGACCCGATAACACAAGAATCTATAGGCACCTGATGAAATATCATATATGCCCGTTCAAAAGTGTCAATTAATTAAAATATAGCactaacaaaatatataaaagcAATACCATTGATCTCTGAGCTGAGAATATTGAATTCATGATGGCAACATATctgttaaataaataataataatagagtaaaatgccattttagtccatgtggtttgggtcattttgccagtttagtccaaaggtatcatttttcgcctgtgggtccaaaaaggtttcaccgttgccattttagtccactaggttaacttcatccatttttcatGTTAAcgtaacgagaagggcaattcagccaaTTTATATGTAactctgttaactagaagggcaattcagccatataaaatgaccgaattcccttctcgttaacagaaaaaatggatgaagttaacccagtggactaaattggcaacggtgaaacctttttgaactcacagacgaaaaatgaaacctttggactaaactggcaaaatggcccaaaccacaggaactaaaatggcatttaactctaaataatattttgagcaaggaataaaagaatatatatatatatatataggggaaagataaatcgaaaacccatgtgagttgagaaaacccaaataaaccctatgtaacatttttatttttttctaaaaaaatagggaatgaaatataaatgtacacggacctatttatgaaaaaaaatgtaaaaaaacacttactatttttttttaaaaaaatgttgaaaatttgtatgttacattttatttggacatatatattatgtaacctgaaattttgtaacattttttaaaaaaaaactactcggtgtttttttgtgtttcttttttaaaaatgttcaaatatatgtatattacatttcctattttttttagaaatgtttcttgagtttacatggtttttttacaaaggttttctgagttttcgcaactcaagtgggttttcgatttatccttcccctatatatatatatatatatatatatatatatatatagggaaagggtAAAATGCTAACCAccttgagttgtgagaaccatgagagtTACAGGTGACGTTATCGTTTTCGTTTTGTAAACTTACATCAGCGTACATGAAGAATAAACACCGGCTTggcaatttttttaatttttttttacatatgtgtTTGTAACATTTTCATCTACGTTTATGCAAAAAAAATGGTGGCAAAACTCACACGGGAAGTAGGAGTTCTCACAACTCAAAGTGGTTCTTAATTGAACTGGATCCTATATATATAATAGAATACGGGAAAGAGGCATACTGTCCAGATCCATCTTGTGATCCATGCATACACAAAATCTGCCATCATTTATGACGTAAGAGATTTATCCCCATCGCAACAAGATTAACAAATTTAGTTTTAATGAACGCAAAACGATTACCCGAGGATGTGGATGAAGCGACCCAGAACGAAATACACGTTGTATGTCTGATATCATATTAATGTTATGTTAAACAATCTACGCACATACTAAACCAtacatataaaaatatataaacacaAAATGGCgtaaataatcaaaaggatacAACAGAGTGCCATCGAAAGAGATCCGGAAAGCAAGGATGACCCGATCCCGTCAACCGAGTCATCTTTATTAAGCTCTTCATCTTTAGCCACAAAATCTTCCAATTTCTGC
It encodes:
- the LOC110925187 gene encoding exocyst complex component EXO70A1 isoform X1; this translates as MGFNDLTMETLRDRAETLKDCLARSQIITDSMTNILGSFDLRLSALETAMRPTQIKTHSMRQAHGNIDKTLKFADAVLVQFELVKQAEAEIMRGPHEDLESYLEAVNQLKKIVRFFSTNKNLKSSIGVITHSTTLLQKASLMLEEEFRQLLHACRSDSDIFRLNFRTVLVNKLCVCLCFSKPVEPDRLLDCLPASLRPSTANGDAGKKTHADHNKDLEDVVYRPPTLVPAKVVPLLHDLAQQMLQTGQQQQVFIIYREARSACMEGSLKKLGVEKLSKDDVQKMQWEALEAKIGNWIHFVRIAVKLLFAAERKVSDQIFEGMESFMDQCFAEGTASAVSLLLSFGEAIAKSKRSPEKLFVLLDMYEIMKEVQPEFNTLYASISAAELRESVSALTLRLAETAQETFVDFEEAVEKDATKTAVLDGTVHPLTSYVINYVKFLFDYQSTLKQLFLEFEAIDPDAQLAKITTRIMQALQNNLDGKSKNYKDQALTQLFMMNNIHYIVRSVRRSDAKDMLGDDWVQIHRRVVQQHANQYKRISWSKILQCLTVAGGDGISTAGVSRGTVKEKFKTFNTQFEELHQRQSTWTVPDSELRESLRLAVAEVLLPAYRSFKTRFGPMIEGGKNPSKYIRFQPEDLERMLAEFFEGKQAQEQKRLI
- the LOC110925187 gene encoding exocyst complex component EXO70A1 isoform X2 is translated as MENNNNKPKMGFNDLTMETLRDRAETLKDCLARSQIITDSMTNILGSFDLRLSALETAMRPTQIKTHSMRQAHGNIDKTLKFADAVLVQFELVKQAEAEIMRGPHEDLESYLEAVNQLKKIVRFFSTNKNLKSSIGVITHSTTLLQKASLMLEEEFRQLLHACSKPVEPDRLLDCLPASLRPSTANGDAGKKTHADHNKDLEDVVYRPPTLVPAKVVPLLHDLAQQMLQTGQQQQVFIIYREARSACMEGSLKKLGVEKLSKDDVQKMQWEALEAKIGNWIHFVRIAVKLLFAAERKVSDQIFEGMESFMDQCFAEGTASAVSLLLSFGEAIAKSKRSPEKLFVLLDMYEIMKEVQPEFNTLYASISAAELRESVSALTLRLAETAQETFVDFEEAVEKDATKTAVLDGTVHPLTSYVINYVKFLFDYQSTLKQLFLEFEAIDPDAQLAKITTRIMQALQNNLDGKSKNYKDQALTQLFMMNNIHYIVRSVRRSDAKDMLGDDWVQIHRRVVQQHANQYKRISWSKILQCLTVAGGDGISTAGVSRGTVKEKFKTFNTQFEELHQRQSTWTVPDSELRESLRLAVAEVLLPAYRSFKTRFGPMIEGGKNPSKYIRFQPEDLERMLAEFFEGKQAQEQKRLI
- the LOC110925172 gene encoding general transcription and DNA repair factor IIH subunit TFB4, with protein sequence MTPVSSKQYADDVSLLMVLIDTNPLFWSSTAAPLSFSKFLSQVLSFVNSVLLLNQLNQVMVIATGLNSCDYIYDSSSGPTTPMFETLLQKLEDFVAKDEELNKDDSVDGIGSSLLSGSLSMALCYIQRVFRSGSLHPHPRILCMHGSQDGSGQYVAIMNSIFSAQRSMVPIDSCVIGSQHSAFLQQASYITGGVYLKPQQPDGLFQYLTTVFATDLHSRSYLHLPKPVGVDFRASCFCHKNTIDMGYICSVCLSIFCKHHKKCSTCGSAFGQPQTNVSTTDQKKKAP